In a single window of the Labrus mixtus chromosome 20, fLabMix1.1, whole genome shotgun sequence genome:
- the LOC132954543 gene encoding fibroin heavy chain isoform X2, whose translation MTMGHTLLQTSLVLWLAQQTLQGGVKPQPQTVSWGRVLPVRGVGIGVKPGVAGALGALGSRYGSKAMKTGLGRYSGAQLGAGGYRSLGLGGRAGLRQGGYGTPGAYGANLGAGMPLGAGLTNGLGLGLGQGGKRVYGAGLGTHPGYGPLAGIAYPGARPGAGLGYHTGHKAKEQKPGVSTADLGGPEMANLGQAVQELKREKSSHLYGQRDTTGGLETPSMGRGNILGPTALDTGFRQVKSLDPMVKSSSLRPLTPFDKQRKLLAQGGESYDPMLLERRSAANHGATLAARSVRQQLPLVQANIRTQGSPQVQHTGEYDSLIHPNQRRPNCGPTRDSSGVLDIKRRELLGSERQRTPSLFPRIHADKDSKHLGHTIQQARGEINYGLPLPQIQDVRSGIYSLSHGQATGSHLSAVADGQAVKDLGPSQKTKGPRIHGSIAVENLSPGSVNLQVQGARNQGPVSGSEIQSLGITSIERQEGEGVTVDGQEQIPFSHTDHDVTKSKALSIPGQTGRRNQATSYMGGAGNYGGHGGYGAGLGQGAYLGATGKLGAAAALGQGGYPHGAAGISPGYGEGATGYLGAMAGNGYGGDAAKAMSAGYGNGYSDGYGAALSTGGYAGQVQGAYGALGAGLESPGGKYVGGAAQVPYANAPVIPTGLEADGGYPYPAQQLALGAEGAKTANKFGTGAGFGAQQTGYRAQLGATQDALGDQTGKYGGVDGALGNGYKGENEGTVDT comes from the exons ATGACCATGGGTCACACTCTGCTCCAGACCTCTCTGGTTCTCTGGTTGGCTCAGCAAACTCTGCAAGGCG GGGTTAAACCTCAACCACAAACTGTGTCCTGGGGGAGAGTGTTGCCAGTGAGAG gtgTTGGCATTGGAGTAAAACCTGGAG TTGCAGGTGCCCTTGGAGCACTGGGAAGCCGATATGGCAGCAAAGCAATGAAGACTGGAC ttGGACGTTATTCAGGGGCTCAGCTTGGTGCTG GAGGTTACAGATCTCTTGGATTGGGAGGTAGGGCCGGCCTGAGGCAAGGTGGATATGGAACTCCGGGGGCCTATG GTGCAAATCTGGGTGCTGGAATGCCTTTGGGGGCTGGACTAACTAATGGACTGGGACTGGGTTTGGGCCAGGGAGGAAAGCGTG TTTACGGTGCTGGTCTTGGTACTCACCCAG GATACGGGCCTTTAGCCGGCATTGCTTATCCTGGAGCCCGGCCCG GAGCTGGACTTGGGTATCACACTGGACACAAGGCTAAAGAGCAAAAACCTG GTGTGTCTACAGCAGACTTGGGTGGACCTGAGATGGCAAATCTGGGCCAAGCTGTTcaagagctgaagagagaaaaaagcagtCACTTGTATGGACAAAGAGACACGACTGGCGGACTTGAAACGCCCAGTATGGGGAGAGGCAACATACTCGGTCCCACTGCTCTTGACACTGGCTTTAGACAGGTCAAAAGCCTTGATCCGATGGTTAAGTCATCAAGTCTTAGACCATTGACACCCTttgacaaacaaagaaaacttctGGCACAAGGAGGCGAAAGTTATGATCCTATGCTTTTAGAAAGAAGGAGTGCAGCAAACCATGGAGCCACACTTGCCGCCCGAAGTGTAAGACAGCAACTTCCACTTGTTCAAGCCAATATCCGAACTCAGGGTTCGCCTCAGGTACAGCATACAGGAGAATACGATTCATTAATCCATCCAAATCAGCGACGCCCAAACTGTGGACCAACTAGAGATTCATCAGGTGTTCTGGACATTAAGCGCCGTGAGCTTCTTGGGTCAGAAAGGCAGAGGACTCCGAGTTTATTTCCCAGGATTCACGCTGATAAGGACAGCAAACACCTTGGACACACAATTCAACAAGCACGAGGCGAAATAAATTATGGACTGCCTCTCCCACAAATTCAAGATGTCCGAAGTGGTATATACTCACTATCACACGGTCAGGCAACAGGAAGCCATTTATCTGCCGTAGCAGATGGGCAGGCTGTCAAAGACCTTGGGCCTTCCCAGAAGACGAAAGGGCCTAGGATTCATGGGAGCATTGCTGTAGAAAACCTTAGTCCTGGTTCCGTTAATCTTCAGGTACAAGGAGCGAGGAACCAAGGACCTGTGAGTGGAAGTGAAATCCAAAGTTTAGGCATTACCTCAATAGAAAGGCAAGAAGGTGAAGGTGTAACTGTTGATGGTCAGGAACAAATACCCTTTTCTCATACTGACCATGATGTCACAAAGTCAAAAGCTCTCAGCATCCCAGGACAGACTGGGAGGCGTAACCAGGCAACAA GTTACATGGGTGGAGCAGGAAACTATGGGGGCCACGGGGGCTATGGGGCAG GTTTGGGACAGGGCGCATACCTCGGTGCAACTGGCAAACTTGGAG ctgctgctgctcttggACAGGGTGGATATCCCCATGGTGCTGCAGGGATATCACCTG GCTATGGTGAGGGAGCAACTGGTTACCTGGGTGCTATGGCAGGCAATGGCTACG GTGGAGATGCTGCAAAGGCGATGTCTGCAG GTTATGGGAATGGTTACAGCGATGGTTACGGGGCTG CCCTCAGCACAGGCGGCTACGCTGGGCAGGTCCAGGGGGCGTATG gAGCGCTCGGTGCAGGCCTGGAATCCCCTGGTGGCAAATATG TAGGAGGAGCTGCTCAGGTTCCTTACGCGAATGCTCCAGTGATCCCTACTGGACTGGAGG CTGATGGCGGCTACCCATATCCTGCTCAGCAGCTGGCCCTGGGTGCAGAAGGTGCAAAAACCGCCAACAAATTTG GGACTGGTGCAGGGTTCGGAGCTCAGCAAACAG GTTACCGCGCACAGCTAGGAGCAACTCAAGATGCCTTGG GAGATCAAACTGGCAAATATGGAGGAGTGGATGGTGCGCTTGGCAACGGATACAAAGGTGAGAATGAGGGAACGGTTGACACTTAG
- the LOC132954543 gene encoding fibroin heavy chain isoform X1, producing the protein MTMGHTLLQTSLVLWLAQQTLQGGVKPQPQTVSWGRVLPVRGVGIGVKPGVAGALGALGSRYGSKAMKTGLGRYSGAQLGAGGYRSLGLGGRAGLRQGGYGTPGAYGANLGAGMPLGAGLTNGLGLGLGQGGKRVYGAGLGTHPGYGPLAGIAYPGARPGAGLGYHTGHKAKEQKPGVSTADLGGPEMANLGQAVQELKREKSSHLYGQRDTTGGLETPSMGRGNILGPTALDTGFRQVKSLDPMVKSSSLRPLTPFDKQRKLLAQGGESYDPMLLERRSAANHGATLAARSVRQQLPLVQANIRTQGSPQVQHTGEYDSLIHPNQRRPNCGPTRDSSGVLDIKRRELLGSERQRTPSLFPRIHADKDSKHLGHTIQQARGEINYGLPLPQIQDVRSGIYSLSHGQATGSHLSAVADGQAVKDLGPSQKTKGPRIHGSIAVENLSPGSVNLQVQGARNQGPVSGSEIQSLGITSIERQEGEGVTVDGQEQIPFSHTDHDVTKSKALSIPGQTGRRNQATSYMGGAGNYGGHGGYGAGLGQGAYLGATGKLGAAAALGQGGYPHGAAGISPGYGEGATGYLGAMAGNGYGGDAAKAMSAGYGNGYSDGYGAGLGYPAELADGAGHKARKSEALSTGGYAGQVQGAYGALGAGLESPGGKYVGGAAQVPYANAPVIPTGLEADGGYPYPAQQLALGAEGAKTANKFGTGAGFGAQQTGYRAQLGATQDALGDQTGKYGGVDGALGNGYKGENEGTVDT; encoded by the exons ATGACCATGGGTCACACTCTGCTCCAGACCTCTCTGGTTCTCTGGTTGGCTCAGCAAACTCTGCAAGGCG GGGTTAAACCTCAACCACAAACTGTGTCCTGGGGGAGAGTGTTGCCAGTGAGAG gtgTTGGCATTGGAGTAAAACCTGGAG TTGCAGGTGCCCTTGGAGCACTGGGAAGCCGATATGGCAGCAAAGCAATGAAGACTGGAC ttGGACGTTATTCAGGGGCTCAGCTTGGTGCTG GAGGTTACAGATCTCTTGGATTGGGAGGTAGGGCCGGCCTGAGGCAAGGTGGATATGGAACTCCGGGGGCCTATG GTGCAAATCTGGGTGCTGGAATGCCTTTGGGGGCTGGACTAACTAATGGACTGGGACTGGGTTTGGGCCAGGGAGGAAAGCGTG TTTACGGTGCTGGTCTTGGTACTCACCCAG GATACGGGCCTTTAGCCGGCATTGCTTATCCTGGAGCCCGGCCCG GAGCTGGACTTGGGTATCACACTGGACACAAGGCTAAAGAGCAAAAACCTG GTGTGTCTACAGCAGACTTGGGTGGACCTGAGATGGCAAATCTGGGCCAAGCTGTTcaagagctgaagagagaaaaaagcagtCACTTGTATGGACAAAGAGACACGACTGGCGGACTTGAAACGCCCAGTATGGGGAGAGGCAACATACTCGGTCCCACTGCTCTTGACACTGGCTTTAGACAGGTCAAAAGCCTTGATCCGATGGTTAAGTCATCAAGTCTTAGACCATTGACACCCTttgacaaacaaagaaaacttctGGCACAAGGAGGCGAAAGTTATGATCCTATGCTTTTAGAAAGAAGGAGTGCAGCAAACCATGGAGCCACACTTGCCGCCCGAAGTGTAAGACAGCAACTTCCACTTGTTCAAGCCAATATCCGAACTCAGGGTTCGCCTCAGGTACAGCATACAGGAGAATACGATTCATTAATCCATCCAAATCAGCGACGCCCAAACTGTGGACCAACTAGAGATTCATCAGGTGTTCTGGACATTAAGCGCCGTGAGCTTCTTGGGTCAGAAAGGCAGAGGACTCCGAGTTTATTTCCCAGGATTCACGCTGATAAGGACAGCAAACACCTTGGACACACAATTCAACAAGCACGAGGCGAAATAAATTATGGACTGCCTCTCCCACAAATTCAAGATGTCCGAAGTGGTATATACTCACTATCACACGGTCAGGCAACAGGAAGCCATTTATCTGCCGTAGCAGATGGGCAGGCTGTCAAAGACCTTGGGCCTTCCCAGAAGACGAAAGGGCCTAGGATTCATGGGAGCATTGCTGTAGAAAACCTTAGTCCTGGTTCCGTTAATCTTCAGGTACAAGGAGCGAGGAACCAAGGACCTGTGAGTGGAAGTGAAATCCAAAGTTTAGGCATTACCTCAATAGAAAGGCAAGAAGGTGAAGGTGTAACTGTTGATGGTCAGGAACAAATACCCTTTTCTCATACTGACCATGATGTCACAAAGTCAAAAGCTCTCAGCATCCCAGGACAGACTGGGAGGCGTAACCAGGCAACAA GTTACATGGGTGGAGCAGGAAACTATGGGGGCCACGGGGGCTATGGGGCAG GTTTGGGACAGGGCGCATACCTCGGTGCAACTGGCAAACTTGGAG ctgctgctgctcttggACAGGGTGGATATCCCCATGGTGCTGCAGGGATATCACCTG GCTATGGTGAGGGAGCAACTGGTTACCTGGGTGCTATGGCAGGCAATGGCTACG GTGGAGATGCTGCAAAGGCGATGTCTGCAG GTTATGGGAATGGTTACAGCGATGGTTACGGGGCTG GGCTTGGTTACCCTGCAGAGTTAGCTGATGGTGCAGGACACAAAGCAAGAAAGAGTGAAG CCCTCAGCACAGGCGGCTACGCTGGGCAGGTCCAGGGGGCGTATG gAGCGCTCGGTGCAGGCCTGGAATCCCCTGGTGGCAAATATG TAGGAGGAGCTGCTCAGGTTCCTTACGCGAATGCTCCAGTGATCCCTACTGGACTGGAGG CTGATGGCGGCTACCCATATCCTGCTCAGCAGCTGGCCCTGGGTGCAGAAGGTGCAAAAACCGCCAACAAATTTG GGACTGGTGCAGGGTTCGGAGCTCAGCAAACAG GTTACCGCGCACAGCTAGGAGCAACTCAAGATGCCTTGG GAGATCAAACTGGCAAATATGGAGGAGTGGATGGTGCGCTTGGCAACGGATACAAAGGTGAGAATGAGGGAACGGTTGACACTTAG
- the LOC132954543 gene encoding uncharacterized protein LOC132954543 isoform X3 yields MTMGHTLLQTSLVLWLAQQTLQGGVKPQPQTVSWGRVLPVRGVGIGVKPGVAGALGALGSRYGSKAMKTGLGRYSGAQLGAGGYRSLGLGGRAGLRQGGYGTPGAYGANLGAGMPLGAGLTNGLGLGLGQGGKRVYGAGLGTHPGYGPLAGIAYPGARPGAGLGYHTGHKAKEQKPGYMGGAGNYGGHGGYGAGLGQGAYLGATGKLGAAAALGQGGYPHGAAGISPGYGEGATGYLGAMAGNGYGGDAAKAMSAGYGNGYSDGYGAGLGYPAELADGAGHKARKSEALSTGGYAGQVQGAYGALGAGLESPGGKYVGGAAQVPYANAPVIPTGLEADGGYPYPAQQLALGAEGAKTANKFGTGAGFGAQQTGYRAQLGATQDALGDQTGKYGGVDGALGNGYKGENEGTVDT; encoded by the exons ATGACCATGGGTCACACTCTGCTCCAGACCTCTCTGGTTCTCTGGTTGGCTCAGCAAACTCTGCAAGGCG GGGTTAAACCTCAACCACAAACTGTGTCCTGGGGGAGAGTGTTGCCAGTGAGAG gtgTTGGCATTGGAGTAAAACCTGGAG TTGCAGGTGCCCTTGGAGCACTGGGAAGCCGATATGGCAGCAAAGCAATGAAGACTGGAC ttGGACGTTATTCAGGGGCTCAGCTTGGTGCTG GAGGTTACAGATCTCTTGGATTGGGAGGTAGGGCCGGCCTGAGGCAAGGTGGATATGGAACTCCGGGGGCCTATG GTGCAAATCTGGGTGCTGGAATGCCTTTGGGGGCTGGACTAACTAATGGACTGGGACTGGGTTTGGGCCAGGGAGGAAAGCGTG TTTACGGTGCTGGTCTTGGTACTCACCCAG GATACGGGCCTTTAGCCGGCATTGCTTATCCTGGAGCCCGGCCCG GAGCTGGACTTGGGTATCACACTGGACACAAGGCTAAAGAGCAAAAACCTG GTTACATGGGTGGAGCAGGAAACTATGGGGGCCACGGGGGCTATGGGGCAG GTTTGGGACAGGGCGCATACCTCGGTGCAACTGGCAAACTTGGAG ctgctgctgctcttggACAGGGTGGATATCCCCATGGTGCTGCAGGGATATCACCTG GCTATGGTGAGGGAGCAACTGGTTACCTGGGTGCTATGGCAGGCAATGGCTACG GTGGAGATGCTGCAAAGGCGATGTCTGCAG GTTATGGGAATGGTTACAGCGATGGTTACGGGGCTG GGCTTGGTTACCCTGCAGAGTTAGCTGATGGTGCAGGACACAAAGCAAGAAAGAGTGAAG CCCTCAGCACAGGCGGCTACGCTGGGCAGGTCCAGGGGGCGTATG gAGCGCTCGGTGCAGGCCTGGAATCCCCTGGTGGCAAATATG TAGGAGGAGCTGCTCAGGTTCCTTACGCGAATGCTCCAGTGATCCCTACTGGACTGGAGG CTGATGGCGGCTACCCATATCCTGCTCAGCAGCTGGCCCTGGGTGCAGAAGGTGCAAAAACCGCCAACAAATTTG GGACTGGTGCAGGGTTCGGAGCTCAGCAAACAG GTTACCGCGCACAGCTAGGAGCAACTCAAGATGCCTTGG GAGATCAAACTGGCAAATATGGAGGAGTGGATGGTGCGCTTGGCAACGGATACAAAGGTGAGAATGAGGGAACGGTTGACACTTAG
- the LOC132954543 gene encoding uncharacterized protein LOC132954543 isoform X4: MTMGHTLLQTSLVLWLAQQTLQGGVKPQPQTVSWGRVLPVRGVGIGVKPGVAGALGALGSRYGSKAMKTGLGRYSGAQLGAGGYRSLGLGGRAGLRQGGYGTPGAYGANLGAGMPLGAGLTNGLGLGLGQGGKRVYGAGLGTHPGYGPLAGIAYPGARPGYMGGAGNYGGHGGYGAGLGQGAYLGATGKLGAAAALGQGGYPHGAAGISPGYGEGATGYLGAMAGNGYGGDAAKAMSAGYGNGYSDGYGAGLGYPAELADGAGHKARKSEALSTGGYAGQVQGAYGALGAGLESPGGKYVGGAAQVPYANAPVIPTGLEADGGYPYPAQQLALGAEGAKTANKFGTGAGFGAQQTGYRAQLGATQDALGDQTGKYGGVDGALGNGYKGENEGTVDT; encoded by the exons ATGACCATGGGTCACACTCTGCTCCAGACCTCTCTGGTTCTCTGGTTGGCTCAGCAAACTCTGCAAGGCG GGGTTAAACCTCAACCACAAACTGTGTCCTGGGGGAGAGTGTTGCCAGTGAGAG gtgTTGGCATTGGAGTAAAACCTGGAG TTGCAGGTGCCCTTGGAGCACTGGGAAGCCGATATGGCAGCAAAGCAATGAAGACTGGAC ttGGACGTTATTCAGGGGCTCAGCTTGGTGCTG GAGGTTACAGATCTCTTGGATTGGGAGGTAGGGCCGGCCTGAGGCAAGGTGGATATGGAACTCCGGGGGCCTATG GTGCAAATCTGGGTGCTGGAATGCCTTTGGGGGCTGGACTAACTAATGGACTGGGACTGGGTTTGGGCCAGGGAGGAAAGCGTG TTTACGGTGCTGGTCTTGGTACTCACCCAG GATACGGGCCTTTAGCCGGCATTGCTTATCCTGGAGCCCGGCCCG GTTACATGGGTGGAGCAGGAAACTATGGGGGCCACGGGGGCTATGGGGCAG GTTTGGGACAGGGCGCATACCTCGGTGCAACTGGCAAACTTGGAG ctgctgctgctcttggACAGGGTGGATATCCCCATGGTGCTGCAGGGATATCACCTG GCTATGGTGAGGGAGCAACTGGTTACCTGGGTGCTATGGCAGGCAATGGCTACG GTGGAGATGCTGCAAAGGCGATGTCTGCAG GTTATGGGAATGGTTACAGCGATGGTTACGGGGCTG GGCTTGGTTACCCTGCAGAGTTAGCTGATGGTGCAGGACACAAAGCAAGAAAGAGTGAAG CCCTCAGCACAGGCGGCTACGCTGGGCAGGTCCAGGGGGCGTATG gAGCGCTCGGTGCAGGCCTGGAATCCCCTGGTGGCAAATATG TAGGAGGAGCTGCTCAGGTTCCTTACGCGAATGCTCCAGTGATCCCTACTGGACTGGAGG CTGATGGCGGCTACCCATATCCTGCTCAGCAGCTGGCCCTGGGTGCAGAAGGTGCAAAAACCGCCAACAAATTTG GGACTGGTGCAGGGTTCGGAGCTCAGCAAACAG GTTACCGCGCACAGCTAGGAGCAACTCAAGATGCCTTGG GAGATCAAACTGGCAAATATGGAGGAGTGGATGGTGCGCTTGGCAACGGATACAAAGGTGAGAATGAGGGAACGGTTGACACTTAG
- the LOC132954712 gene encoding cytochrome c oxidase subunit 6A, mitochondrial isoform X1 has protein sequence MSLSPAALAARRVFAAAAHSSHEGGGSRTWKILTFVLALPGVGVCIANAYMKMQAHSHEPPEFVQYSHLRIRTKRFPWGDGNHSLFHNSHTNALPDGFEGHDH, from the exons aTGTCTCTGTCTCCAGCTGCCTTGGCCGCACGTCGGGTGTTTGCTGCTGCGGCACATTCGAGCCATGAGGGTGGAGGTT CGAGGACATGGAAGATACTCACCTTCGTGTTGGCCTTGCCTGGTGTTGGGGTCTGCATTGCAAATGCCTACATGAAGATGCAGGCTCACTCACATGAGCCACCAGAGTTTGTGCAATATTCTCACCTGCGTATCCGCACCAAG AGATTTCCCTGGGGAGATGGAAACCACTCTCTGTTCCACAACTCTCACACCAATGCTCTGCCTGATGGTTTTGAGGGCCACGATCACTAA
- the LOC132954712 gene encoding cytochrome c oxidase subunit 6A, mitochondrial isoform X2 encodes MSLSPAALAARRVFAAAAHSSHEGGARTWKILTFVLALPGVGVCIANAYMKMQAHSHEPPEFVQYSHLRIRTKRFPWGDGNHSLFHNSHTNALPDGFEGHDH; translated from the exons aTGTCTCTGTCTCCAGCTGCCTTGGCCGCACGTCGGGTGTTTGCTGCTGCGGCACATTCGAGCCATGAGGGTGGAG CGAGGACATGGAAGATACTCACCTTCGTGTTGGCCTTGCCTGGTGTTGGGGTCTGCATTGCAAATGCCTACATGAAGATGCAGGCTCACTCACATGAGCCACCAGAGTTTGTGCAATATTCTCACCTGCGTATCCGCACCAAG AGATTTCCCTGGGGAGATGGAAACCACTCTCTGTTCCACAACTCTCACACCAATGCTCTGCCTGATGGTTTTGAGGGCCACGATCACTAA